Proteins encoded within one genomic window of Arachis ipaensis cultivar K30076 chromosome B08, Araip1.1, whole genome shotgun sequence:
- the LOC110266047 gene encoding uncharacterized protein LOC110266047, producing the protein MTRAFHVVIVAMVVFAIIGVAYGASPSSSSSSSASSSADDYDYDYSDGIAPSPNAKNHHVPTPSNATKNKNDDSSPSAASRHVSFSAAIGAATPALIAAAFYF; encoded by the coding sequence ATGACACGTGCATTTCACGTGGTGATTGTTGCCATGGTGGTGTTCGCCATCATTGGCGTGGCATACGGtgcatcaccatcatcatcatcatcatcatctgcatCCTCCTCCGCCGATGACTATGATTATGACTATTCAGACGGTATCGCTCCTTCACCAAACGCCAAGAACCACCACGTTCCTACCCCTTCTAATGCTACTAAGAACAAGAACGACGATTCTTCACCAAGTGCTGCCTCTAGGCATGTCTCATTCTCTGCCGCAATCGGAGCTGCCACTCCGGCTCTCATTGCCGCCGCCTTCTATTTCTGA